Proteins encoded by one window of Lathyrus oleraceus cultivar Zhongwan6 chromosome 1, CAAS_Psat_ZW6_1.0, whole genome shotgun sequence:
- the LOC127124543 gene encoding uncharacterized protein LOC127124543 has translation MGSVVRATLKKTNSSVCAFQRSNGFVARFFSTQAENPPQGSTPTSPPFLQTSNSGLTYGRLLGVHKHALKTDIINFLEGSSLTMEDVKMEYTRSFNPISMMLQFPTYNAYDNAIRVIGRKGRLYKLDRIDRSQWDIVTPYDGRTILIKGLPRNAQYEDLEQIISNFEYDSSSVNMFLRAGEGTEPVKMATVRFHSRTQAMNAFITKNGTYCLNSRISIHVLQ, from the exons ATGGGTAGTGTTGTTAGAGCTACATTGAAGAAAACAAACTCTAGTGTTTGTGCATTTCAGAGAAGTAATGGTTTTGTGGCTAGATTTTTCTCTACTCAAGCAGAAAATCCTCCACAGGGCTCAACACCTACTTCACCTCCATTTTTGCAAACAAGCAATTCAG GTTTGACATATGGTAGGCTGCTCGGTGTTCATAAACATGCACTCAAAACAGATATCATCAACTTCCTTGAAGGTTCTAGTTTGACTATGGAGGATGTTAAAATGGAATACACGCGTAGCTTCAACCCAATTTCAAT GATGTTGCAGTTCCCTACATACAACGCCTATGACAATGCTATTCGCGTGATCGGAAGGAAGGGTCGTTTGTACAAATTGGATAGG ATCGATCGTTCTCAATGGGACATTGTTACTCCTTACGATGGAAGAACT ATTTTGATTAAAGGACTTCCACGAAACGCACAATACGAAGACTTGGAACAGATCATATCCAACTTTGAATACGATTCATCTTCCGTCAATATGTTTCTAAG AGCTGGAGAGGGTACAGAACCTGTCAAAATGGCGACAGTGCGTTTTCATTCAAGGACACAAGCGATGAATGCATTCATCACAAAGAATGGAACATATTGCCTCAACAGTCGCATTTCGATACATGTTCTTCAGTAA